The Vibrio tasmaniensis genomic sequence GGCTGATTTCGTCAATGACGGGGACGCCACTAATCAATGATGTTCCCAAATCAAAATGAAGAAGGTCCCACAGCCATTCGAGGTATAGTTGCAAGCCCGAGCGATCAAGCCCTAATTCTTGGTAAACCGCTTGTGCCGCATCTGCATCCACATAATCGTAACCGTAACGACCCGCTGCAATTCGAAAAGCAAAATCGCCGGGTAACAAGCGCATTAAAATGAAAGTGAGTGTTCCGATACTCCAAGCCACAAAGCCGGCTTGGAGTAATCTTCGGATTAAGATATTAATCATTAATCGTCATCTCTGAGATGCGGTAGTTGATTTCAAATGGGTCAAAAGAGAAGTGGTTAACACGTTCATTGACCGCAACTAACTGAGTGTAGAAAGTCACAGGAATCAGTGGCATTTCATCCGCTAATATGGATGAAGCCTCTTGAGTCATTTGATTATAGTGGTCTTGGTTCGGTTCAACCGATAGACGTTGAAGTAAGCTGCTGAACTCATCAGAAGACCAGTTCATCGGCCCCCAATCACTGCCTTTATGGCTCGCAAAATCGCGCATTAGTAAGGCTAGGGGATCCGCCGTAGTACCAAAATTACGCGCCACGAGCGCCATTTCTAAGGTGCCGTCTTTGTGTTTCGATGGAATTGCACTTGAGTTGTCGATAGAAACATTCACTTGAATACCGACTTCTTTAAGCTGAGCTTGAATCGCGGTAGCTACGATAGGCAGCTCTGGTCTGTCTGAGTAGGTGGTTAATGTAATATCGAATGGTTTACCTTCGCGCGAAAGGACACCCTCCTCATTTTCCTGCCAACCTTGCCCTGCGAGTAATGTTTTCGCTTGGTCGATATTGCGCTGAGTTTGCTCAAGGTTATTGATGTGCCATGCACCAAGAGAAGGGGCAAACAGTTGATACGCTTCAGAGCCAGGAACGCGGACGATTTGTTTTGAAATACCCGTTCGGTCTAAAGCCAGGCTTATCGCCTGACGCACATCTGAATGATTCAAAAGTGGGTGTTCATTATTCAGCTTAATTAGGATCGTTCTGGGGATGGACTCCATCACCAATTCAACATTCTTTGCTGACTCAAGTAGGTCGATACTGGCTGGATCGAGTGTGTAAACTAGATCGGCTTGACCGGTTTGTGCTAATAAAGCGCGGCTTTCAGAGCGGTGACCGGCAAGGTAGTGAACATGTTCAATCGTGGCTTTTGTACCCCAGTAGTCAGCATTTTTGACCACATGCGCTTTATGAGGAGCTTGTAATTCTTGGATTTTATAAGGGCCTGTACCACTCAATTGCGCCACTGTCCCTTGTTGATCAAACGAACTTGGTGCTGCAATCGCTGCCGTATAATGCGCTAGTACGGCCAGTAATGGTCGATAAGGTTGAGATAGCTCAATGACTAGAAGGTTGTCTGAAGCTGATATTTCTTTGATGGGTACTCGCTTTAATACGCCAGGTTTTTGTAAAGCGTGAGAAAGAGATGTTTGAACAGCTTGCGCGGTAAGCGGTGAACCATCGTGGAAAACAACGTCTGGGCGTAATGTAAATTCCCAACGTAAATGGTTTGCGCTCGTTGTCCATTCTTTCGCTAATAACGGTGTGACGTTGCCTGACTTGTCGATAGCAGTAAGCGCTTCAACAACTTGTAACCGTGTAAATAAATAGCCGTTTTTCGACAAATCTTGGTCAGTAAACTCGAAGGGACCTGAAATGTTGAGTGTTGTTGGTTGTGTTTCTTTCGATGGTACAAATATCCATATGAGTAGTGCACTGGTGGAAAGTAGCGCCAGTGCGGCAAGCTTTTTCATGCTTTTATCCTAGTGATGAGTAATGATTTGCAATGTTATAACATAACAGCTGTGTGTTGTTAATGATAATAGTTGCTAATTGGATCGGTTTTTTATCGGACGTGAGTATGAAAAAAGCCCCACTGAAATCAGTGAGGCTCTAATTTGGGATGCTATTCAGACGCTAACAGGGTTTACTTGACGGTATCAATCAGCTGTAAAAGCTGTTTGAGTGACAGTCACTATACCCTGCTTAAAATAAGCTTTGCTCAATTGGTGAGCCTAAATCTGTTTAGATCAATGCGCTTGAGTAAATATCGGGATACTAAGCACTAAGCACTAAGCATTAAGCCAGTTTTAGGTCGAACTCAGTGCGGTACATCACCATATCTTCAATGGTCAGTACTGGCATGTTGTGCATTTTACCGAAAGCAACGATCTCTGGTGCTTTTGCCATCGTACCGTCTGGGTTGGTAACTTCACACAGTACACCTGCTGATTGAAGACCAGCCATTTGCATTAGATCCACAGTACCTTCTGTGTGACCGCGGCGAGCCAGTACACCACCTTTACGAGCGCGTAATGGGAATACGTGGCCAGGGCGAGCTAGGTCAGTAGCCTTAGCCGTTGGGTTTGCAGCTGTCTTGATCGTTGTTACACGGTCAGCGGCAGAAACACCTGTTGTTACGCCGACTTTTGCTTCGATAGTGACGGTAAACGCAGTTTGGTTTGCGCTGTTGTTATCAACAACCATAGGTGGAAGTTCAAGTTGGTTCGCTTGCTCGTCTGTTAAGCACAAGCACACAATACCACTGCATTCTCGGATCATAAGCGCCATTTGCGCATTAGTTAGGTGTTCTACTGAGTAGATGATGTCGCCTTCGTTCTCGCGATCTTCATCGTCAAGTAGAAGTACGCCACGACCTTCGCGTAGAGCTTGCAGTGCGTTTTCAACGCGAGTGATTGGTTCGCCAAATTCGGCAAGTAGTGAAGACTGATTCATGGTTAAACTCCTAAAATATCACCAGAATCAGGGCTGTATGAGGGATCTCAACCGAGCACAACAAAGCAGACTCATTACAAGTCGACTTTAGCTCATTATGGTTTTATCCAAAACGAAATGCACCCGTCTAAGTTGGAGGCATGAACCTAATAAATAGGTACACCTTTCCAACTTAAACGAGTGTGTTTTCATTCTCTCTCATCCGGACTATGACCGTCGGCTCTGGCATCTCACCAGATCTGCTGACCTCGACGAATCGAGCGCTCGCGGGCTTATCTTTAGATTTTGCTAAAAACATACCGCCGGTGGGGAATTTCGCCCCGCCCTGAGAATAAAAATTAATAATCTGTTTTGCTTTTAAAGCAGACCAAATGGTAATCCTTTCAATAGTGGATTTAAAGGACTGACAGCAAAGTTTTTCAGATTCCAGCCTTATAATCGGGTAAGTGTTCACTTTATCAGCAGAACGTGTCCGGCAGTCTTTAGTGGGATAATGCCTTTGTCTCAGCTGGTTTGAGTGGTCTTTGTTGCTCTATGAACATAAGTGGATGTCGAACATTATTGGTGCTGGCGTAGCCGTTCACCGAATCAATACTCAAGAGGTTCATCAATCGAACATTGTTAGACCATGACGGCTTAATGACCGTTTTGACATAAAATTGATATTGGCAGTGCTAAGCTGCGCTAGCATCCATCCACTTTATCCAAAAGATCTTAGTCATGACATCTCCGTTCTCTAACAAATCCAAAGGCTTACTACTGCTCGTTTTAAGTTTGTCTTCTCTCGTACCGTTTTTGATCTTTGGATCTTATTTTGACCTTGGGGCTGCGGTTTCGCCTTTCCAAGGCGCCTTCATAACGTTTGTGACTTACTCGGCGGGTAATCAAGGGTTCTTGGTAACGCTAGCTGTTTTGTCTTTGGTATTGCTCACGATGAAATTCTCCAAAGCTAAGCTCGTCAGCCTTTGTATGCAGCTCGGCTTGTTGTTGGTTCTCAGCTTTGCAGCAAAAACTTTCTTAAAGCACTCTACAGAAAGCCCGCGCCCTTATTCTGAGTATTTGGTGACGCAAGAAGTCGTTGAAATGCCAGAGCTGTTTTACGAACTGCCATTGGTAGAAAAGAACGCAGCGATTGCATCTGTGCAAGATAAGGTGAGTGAGTGGCGAACACGTCATTGGCTAGGTGAAACTGACTATTCTTTCCCATCTGGGCACATGATTTTCGTTGGCGTGTGTCTGGCGTTCTTTGGCGGCTTGTTCCTGGAAGCGAAACGTTTTTACTTAGTCGGCGGTTTGCTAGTTTGGGCTGGTGGTGTCGCCTATAGCCGCGTTTGGCTTGGTATGCACCGCCCTGAAGACTTAGCCGGATCTATCGCCTTTGCGGGGTTAATTTATCTATTGGTGCCGCTTATCTCAGAGCAAAAAATAGAACGCTATTTACCTGAATTTTTGAAACAGACTTCTTAGGGATCCTTCCTCACGGCAAAAAGAAGGGCTCAGATTAACAATACGTGATAAACGTTATTGATTGAGCCCTAGTTCTGCTTGTTTCTTTTTGGTTAGCCCTAATGAAACAATTCGGTGTGATTCAGTGAGGTAATATCTTAGCTCCTCATCCCTTTCTGATGTGCTATCAAAAAGCTGAATCCACTTCATTCCGCGCGAAGCAAAGTAGGGCGCGGGTTTATATCCCTGCTCTTCTTTGAGAAAATCAAAATTCTGATCGGATGCCTTGAAGATAAATGCAGGCTCATCTTTCGGTCCCCAACCACCAATCGCAAACACCTTGCCACCTACTTTCCAAACGTGCGAGTTGTTCCACTGCATCACATAGCTAGTGGCAGGTTGTGACTCGCAGAATGCATTGAATTCGTCGTAAGTCATAGAACGTCCTTTTTATCTATTAGGTGTTTGATCTGTTTTGGTTTTCTAAGAATTTCTCTTCTTCCCGGTCTTTATCGCTAACCAGCTAACCCCTGCCAGATTGCAGTAAAACCACTGATAGAACATAGCAGCAATGAACCAATGCGTATCTTCTCTTTAGGGATGCTTTGTGTCGTCATCAATGCCACTTTGTAACCCAACCAAGCCGCAGGCAGTAACGGGATTGTGATGATCAAATGGTGCATAGTGAAGAAGCCTATAGGGATCTGTACCAGTAATGAAATGATGGAACTAAATACGAAAAAGGCAGACAAGTTACCACGCAGTTGATTGGCATCTTGGTGTTGCAGCAGTAGCGCCATCGGTGGACCACCAATACCAGAACTGGTGCCAAAGAACCCAGAGAAGAACCCTGCAATACCCATCTTGATCGGGGTTGGTTCGAGTCTGAATGGTAGTAGGCTAACAATCACGGCAAATACCACCAATAAACCTAACCACAGAGACAGCACGCTTGTTGAAACCATCACCAGCAAGGCACCGCCTGCCAGTGAGCCTGGAATGCGTCCTAGTAATGCGATTTTTAATCCGCCAATAGAGATGTTCGCTCGATGTTTAAAAGCGTTGAATAACGAGATAAATAGGCCAATTAAACAGATAGGTGCAGGTACATAGTCTGGAGAGACTAAAAACAGCAGTGGGGCTGCAACAATAGCCAAACCAAAGCCGATTGCGGTTTGCACAAACGAGCCAGCAAAAATGAGTGCCATTGCGATAAGGACAGTCTGATCTAGGTATTCCATAAGCCTGCGGGTTAGTTTTAAAGGAGCGAGTGAGTACTATAAATTAAAACGAAAAGAATAGTCTTAATATTCATTGAGCTTTGTGCAAGTTTCGCTAGTTATCATTTCGATTATAACGACCAACAAAAAAGCGAGTGAATATCTCAGGATACTTCCTTTCAATATTCACTCGCTTTATTGGAACGACTTGTTGTTTACGCTAGTGGGGGGAGTCTGCGTATAACGTTAAGCCATTGCCAATTTCAGTCGCTCAATCGGCTTGTCGTTGATCGGTAAATGGATAAGCGCTGCCGCAAATGCCAGTACCACTGTTGACCACCAGATTGGCTCGTAAGATCCGTAGTAATCGTAAATACGACCACCAACCCAAGCGCCTAAGAAGCTACCCACTTGGTGAGTAAAGAACACCAAGCCGTAAAGCGTCGACAGGTAACGAGCACCGAAGATCTGACGAACTAAGCCAGACGTTAGCGGAACCGTACCCAACCAACAGAAACCAATCGCCCCACCAAAGATAGCAGCCGTTGATTCCGTTACTGGTAGAGTGACAAACGCGCCGATAACTACAGTACGCACTAAGTACAGTGCAGACATAACGTGGCGCTTGCTGAACTTGTCGCCCATCACACCCCAGAAGTAAGACCCGAAGATGTTGAAGATGCCAACGTAAGCCAGTGCCATAGCAGCGCTGCTCGCAGGCAAGTTCTTATCTGCTAAGTAGCTAGGTAAGTGCGTTGCGATAAACATTACATGGAAACCACACACAAAGAAGCCCGCGTGAATTAACCAGTAACCTTTATGAGCAAACGCTTCAGACAGTGCTTCTTTCAGTGTTTGGTTCTCTTCTGCTTGCGCTTGTTTGTTTAAGGCTGCTTTAGGCGCTCGCATAAACAGGGCAAAAGAGATCATGAAACAACACAGCACGCCAAACACTTGCATTGCACTCTGCCAATCAAATTCGTTCAACATGTATTGCGCGCCCGGAATCACCGCGAACATACCAAATGAACCTGCGGCCGTGGTTAAGCCAAACGCTTTAGCCGCGTGCTCTGCCGGTACTACTTTCGCTACTGCGCCAAGCACGATCACATAACTTGTCGCGCTTAACCCAAGGCCAACCAGTGCACCTAGTGAAACGTAAAGCATGCTCGATTCGGTAGAAATTGAGGTAAGAAGTAAACCTAAACCGTAAGCACATGCGCCAGCAATAATGATGCGTCTGGCTCCCCATTTGTCAGCTGCCATACCAACAAATGGCTGGAACACGCCGAACAATAGATTTTGTAGCGCAATCGCGAAGCTGAAAAACTCGCGACCTGTGCCGAAATGCTCTGAAATTGGCATCATGAAAATGCCGAATGATTGTCTGATCCCTAGACTGATAATAAGTGTGCCTATCCCAAGCCATACCAGTAAAGGAAAACGGAAAATGCTCATTCTAATACTCTTAAATTAATGGTGGTGTGAGTGGTCTTGCTCTGATATGGGTTGTTCAGTCATATCATGGTGATGCTCGTGATCGGAGTGCTCATGCGCTGACTGCTGGTGGCAGCCACTGCTCACGGCATGCTGAGCCAAGAGATCAATCAATGGCTGACTGTGATGCACAATAACCAAACTAATGACGAGAAATAGCGTCATTCTGGCCAGTTGGGCAAAAAGAGATTGTGAAAACATAAGGTGTTTACATGCGCTCTATGTTGTAAGAAGTCGCGCATCATAATGACGAGTGAGATATGTATCAAATGACCATTTGTGATTTAGTCTATGCGTTTTATGCATAGATTTATGCATCGCTGGAATTGGGATGAAACATGACCAATAAATAGGAAAACTCTAAACTAGCTGATTCAACGGTAGAAGCGTGTAATTCAGAATGGAAACTTGGTTTCATGCTCGTAACTAATTGCTTTATTGAGATATTTCACAAAGCTGTAAAAACTAATATACAAACTAATCACCTCGCAAGATCGGCTGTTCGCTCGACTTATCTGCTAAACATCGTAAATTTGGATATAAATCGTTTCAAACTACTGAAATGCGATGTTAAAAGATTCAGGGAGAGTCATTCACATGGATAAAGATCATAGCCTTCGCGAAAATTTACTGGCACTGCTCTTAGGTAGCGC encodes the following:
- the ribB gene encoding 3,4-dihydroxy-2-butanone-4-phosphate synthase — encoded protein: MNQSSLLAEFGEPITRVENALQALREGRGVLLLDDEDRENEGDIIYSVEHLTNAQMALMIRECSGIVCLCLTDEQANQLELPPMVVDNNSANQTAFTVTIEAKVGVTTGVSAADRVTTIKTAANPTAKATDLARPGHVFPLRARKGGVLARRGHTEGTVDLMQMAGLQSAGVLCEVTNPDGTMAKAPEIVAFGKMHNMPVLTIEDMVMYRTEFDLKLA
- a CDS encoding sulfite exporter TauE/SafE family protein, whose protein sequence is MEYLDQTVLIAMALIFAGSFVQTAIGFGLAIVAAPLLFLVSPDYVPAPICLIGLFISLFNAFKHRANISIGGLKIALLGRIPGSLAGGALLVMVSTSVLSLWLGLLVVFAVIVSLLPFRLEPTPIKMGIAGFFSGFFGTSSGIGGPPMALLLQHQDANQLRGNLSAFFVFSSIISLLVQIPIGFFTMHHLIITIPLLPAAWLGYKVALMTTQSIPKEKIRIGSLLLCSISGFTAIWQGLAG
- a CDS encoding MFS transporter — translated: MSIFRFPLLVWLGIGTLIISLGIRQSFGIFMMPISEHFGTGREFFSFAIALQNLLFGVFQPFVGMAADKWGARRIIIAGACAYGLGLLLTSISTESSMLYVSLGALVGLGLSATSYVIVLGAVAKVVPAEHAAKAFGLTTAAGSFGMFAVIPGAQYMLNEFDWQSAMQVFGVLCCFMISFALFMRAPKAALNKQAQAEENQTLKEALSEAFAHKGYWLIHAGFFVCGFHVMFIATHLPSYLADKNLPASSAAMALAYVGIFNIFGSYFWGVMGDKFSKRHVMSALYLVRTVVIGAFVTLPVTESTAAIFGGAIGFCWLGTVPLTSGLVRQIFGARYLSTLYGLVFFTHQVGSFLGAWVGGRIYDYYGSYEPIWWSTVVLAFAAALIHLPINDKPIERLKLAMA
- a CDS encoding MmcQ/YjbR family DNA-binding protein, producing MTYDEFNAFCESQPATSYVMQWNNSHVWKVGGKVFAIGGWGPKDEPAFIFKASDQNFDFLKEEQGYKPAPYFASRGMKWIQLFDSTSERDEELRYYLTESHRIVSLGLTKKKQAELGLNQ
- a CDS encoding phosphatase PAP2 family protein encodes the protein MTSPFSNKSKGLLLLVLSLSSLVPFLIFGSYFDLGAAVSPFQGAFITFVTYSAGNQGFLVTLAVLSLVLLTMKFSKAKLVSLCMQLGLLLVLSFAAKTFLKHSTESPRPYSEYLVTQEVVEMPELFYELPLVEKNAAIASVQDKVSEWRTRHWLGETDYSFPSGHMIFVGVCLAFFGGLFLEAKRFYLVGGLLVWAGGVAYSRVWLGMHRPEDLAGSIAFAGLIYLLVPLISEQKIERYLPEFLKQTS
- a CDS encoding ABC transporter substrate-binding protein, which encodes MKKLAALALLSTSALLIWIFVPSKETQPTTLNISGPFEFTDQDLSKNGYLFTRLQVVEALTAIDKSGNVTPLLAKEWTTSANHLRWEFTLRPDVVFHDGSPLTAQAVQTSLSHALQKPGVLKRVPIKEISASDNLLVIELSQPYRPLLAVLAHYTAAIAAPSSFDQQGTVAQLSGTGPYKIQELQAPHKAHVVKNADYWGTKATIEHVHYLAGHRSESRALLAQTGQADLVYTLDPASIDLLESAKNVELVMESIPRTILIKLNNEHPLLNHSDVRQAISLALDRTGISKQIVRVPGSEAYQLFAPSLGAWHINNLEQTQRNIDQAKTLLAGQGWQENEEGVLSREGKPFDITLTTYSDRPELPIVATAIQAQLKEVGIQVNVSIDNSSAIPSKHKDGTLEMALVARNFGTTADPLALLMRDFASHKGSDWGPMNWSSDEFSSLLQRLSVEPNQDHYNQMTQEASSILADEMPLIPVTFYTQLVAVNERVNHFSFDPFEINYRISEMTIND